The DNA region CAGGAGATTCTGGACCACATGCTAACTCTGGATGAGCTTACCAAGGCCGTCTAGTCCTTCGAGATGAATAAATCTCCCGGAAGCGgcagcttaccggtcgagttgtattcggctttgtgggactggatgggtccagatttgctggaagtgtacgggggtctgCTTCTGGCCGGCAacgtgtcagaatcgatgaggaaaggcatcatcatcctcatctaaaagcagaagagggagagggaagaaaTCAAAAACTGCTGGCCCATTTCGCTGCTGGAATATAAGATCCTGTCAAATGTCATCATCAACAGGATCAAGTCTGCTCATGAACTGCTGATTCACCCGGACCTgacctgcgctgtccctggcaggaagatgtcgaatagcctcgcgctactcagggaaaaGATCGCCTATGTGCGggtaggagggtggacacctgcttaatcagcttagaccaggcgaAGGCCTTTAACAGGATATCACACACGTACCTGattgacgtgctctccaaaatggcgtttggggagggtatccgcaattggatccaagtgCTCTACACAgttatcagtagcacagttctaatcaacgggtgggaaactgaaagctttccaatcagatctggagtcaggcaaggctgtcttctctcctctgtcttgtttgtgtgttgtatcgagccctttgccgagtccatcaggaaggatgcgggcattagaggcgtGACAATGCCAGGCatcggaggtgctcaggtcaagacctccctgtacatggacgaattCGCTATATTTTGCTCGGATCCGCCGGCGGtccacagattgctcacaatctgccacCAGtttgaactggacacgggagcgaaggtcaatcgcagccaaAGCGAGGCCATGTTGTTTGGCAACTagaccgaccgatcctttattcccttcactgttcagccagattacctgaaggtgttgggaatatggttcggagcagacggggcgtgcgccaaaaactgggaagagcgtgttgccaaagtgaaacaaaaactgggatcgtGGAATAAggaccgtgtccacagagacacgatgtacaaatctctggagagTGGAGGAAAGGAttatccgaacgtggccctcatcctgacggccacctttgtgtgcggctgcatcaagctatgcacatacccccggtacgcaaacaccaagtgtcaccgcGTGctcaggttctacctgtccccggtgttgcgaaggatgggtctggccatgctgccaTGAAACGCCCCcatcagttggaccatgcctgtccacctgtccttcgtggaaaagtttttcggaAAAATcccttttgaccacaaggccataaagcagtggtcggcacataAGGTCCTGGACCCCCTACGAAAGTAGAGGGGGTGGACCctatcgggtggttccccgagcagactgtcaaactcgtttggcagaatgtctcatcgccagagctttcacacacgcaccaagatgtagcttgtttGGCGTGGAGGAGGGCCCTtcctgtcagatccttcatgcacagccggcgtctcagcagcacggcacggtgtccCCGGGTCAGCTGCGGggcagacgagactgtcacccatctccttcaggattgcacatttgcaaggcaggtctggaaagagatgcagtggttgctgacgaggttcatcccaagcagctccgtaacagagGACTCTGCATAACGGGCTGTTCCctgtgacacacaccgagacagacatcatctgttgctggagggccatcagctcggtgaaagatgcactttggtcttgccgaaacttgctggtcttccagagcaaggagatgtccatgtctgcgtgttgcagactggtgcaatccaaggaacagaagtacgtgctgagggacgcactgaaaattggtgcagtcggcgcaaaggcacagtggggaagagccgcagtttaaagcccttctgccagggTAAACCCAGggcctggaatcagtataaaaatcccctcgggctgtacttgtacacTTTTTGTATACAGAGAGGGCCATGAACTGAAAACACCTCTGtcatgccatgtataatgcaagttctgttcagTAATGCatcttgcaaagaaatgtaactgtaccctcacctatTCCTGTGCCGGATGTAACGTAATTTTATaaatgtattacaatgtatcctggattgtactgaattgtaccttgaaatgtaaagcaagcaaatgtattgaacagacCTGCCGTCATCATCCAAATGTATAGTATGGAATTGCTGGCCGCATCCAGATGTacttaactgctttccaatgtatcgtgcaaatttttataagaataaagtatattttgaaattttaaaaaagtatGTATTTTAAAAAAGAGCATACTTTGGAACGATAGCGTCACTTGCGGGTAATGACAACTAGCGAGGTTTGGTATTCATTGAATTTCACGATAAATAAACcgaccattcatttcattgttggaTATTTTATTCCCAGTGTGTAGAACAACCGTGGCAGGGAATCGAAGCTGAGAATACCATCAATGAAATTATTATCCATTAGTGCACGGGGCTGCTGTGTTCTTGGGCAAGCTACTGACCCTTAAATATTCACGCACTGTGATTAGATCTTTTTCAGCTCTGCATTCTGTGCGGTACAGTTACTCGCTGCTCCTGATTCTCGCTTTGGGCTTTTACTGATATAAATGTGTGAGGTCCCGGGTTCCTGCGCCATTCCCTGCATTTCCACCTCGCCGGCCCCTCACTCAGTCATTTTCTCCAGTCCTCTGGAAATCTCTGACGCTCAACCGCCCTTCAAACCCACATCACAACATGAAATTATAACGCAGCTGCGGGCGCTCCCCACCTTTAACCGAATGCTGCCACCCACTCCTTCTCCTTTCTCATGCGGGGCCCACCTTTCTCTCCTTGTGGAAGCTCCGAGCAGTTTACCTGGGATTTGTGCCACGGATGTGAGGGGATTGAGTTACCTTCCTTCACTGATTTTTTTTCTCTGGAAATCAAATCGATGGAACGTTTGATACAGTGTCTTAACATTGTCTTTCTTTGCTCAGCGGTTTATGTAACTCCTTGAATACGTTCACTGAAATAATTTAATGAGACTTGCAACACTGgattggctgggaatcgaacccaggtatcCGGACCAGGGGCAGACAATTCTACTCCTCAATGCGAAGACCCACACTGTCAAGGCCACTTTCTGTTCAATGTTCACTTTATTTTCTGCGCTTTTCTTTACACAAGGCGAAATTTCATAAAACacaaagcaaaataccgcagaagCTGAGAATGCCATTATTcagaacattctggaaacactctggaggtccggggtcacagtctaacaataaggggtaagccatttggtccgagatgaggagaaacttcttcactcagagagtggttaacctttggaattctctaccgcagaaagttgctgaggccagttcatcagctatattcaagagcgagttagatatggcccttacggccaaagggatcaaggggtatggaaagaaagctggaacgggtacagaggtgaatgatcaggcatgatcttattgaatgatggtgtaggctcgaaaggccgaatcgcctactcctacacgtaatttctatgtttctgtgtttctatgtttccatgaccaTCTGTGGAGAGGGGAACACAGGTTTAACCTTTCAGGTCAACGAGCCAAATATTGCAGATACTTTTATTGAAATTATTTGTCCTTGTGCTGATCCGTTTGAATTTCCCACCAAACTTTACATTTTATAAGTTGCCCTCAGGCAATAAAAAGTTAATGAACTACCCTCAGTCTGGGAAGCCTCATAACGCGTTCAACACAGCAACGACGCGGGTATGAATTAAAACCACGCGTGGTGAACAAGGCATCAGTAGTCTATCGCCTTATACTGTTCAATTTGGATTCATTCTACATTAAATACATTTACATATTGTCACCATTACATTGTATCATCCAAATACATTCCGCCTCGCCGCACAGTCATTCCCCAACACTTATCAACCATAAAATCTCAAGTTTAATGTGTCTCCTGTGACATTTACCAATCTATTGTGCATTAAAAACTGATCATTATCTGTTACTTAAACTTCCCTTCTGAACTGAACATCCACAGAGTCTTCTGATGATGTTTTAGCATATATTTAAAATACTGGTTCATGTTTATTCTCTTCCCCTTATAAAAAAGGAGATTTCTTCTTTGCACAAACactaatctagccaaactgaacgttAAATTTATAGCCGCATTGCTGGACTCGGGCAGACCGTGCTGCTAGCTCCATCTCAAAATTTAATACATGGGATTCCCATTCCCATTCTTCATACCCCACCCAACAAGGAAACCTCACACACCTGTCGAACATGGTATCAGAATCACTTAACTGTGGACATATCACCAGTAAATGGGACAGTCACATCCTGTGTCCCACACACAGGGCAAGTTGGCACTTCCACTCGCCCAATCCAAATTACAGCAATCATTACGAACCAATTTAAAATCCATTTCAATCcaatctggacatttaaaattcacccacaccGCTTTCTACAGCGTGTTCTGGTTCAGCTGTGGCGACATACTCTTCCAAAACTCCTGATCAGCGGGGGCCTTGAAACTTCATTGTCTAAATATCCCAAAGAAACCATGAGTGTTGCAGTTGTCGAATTGGACCAACTCCTCTGctctctccagcagaaagcttggaaatgcAGGACACATTTGACGACCTCTGGAGATTTTCACATTTATTTCTCCCATCGAAtcttgtggcattgccctcacaatcttctcatacattgtCCCCATTAAATTTTCCTCTACTTCCTTATCTTCTTCCCAAACCATATTCCTCACcaccgcttccggcaaccaacctggactCACATCATATTCCACGGATATAATATCAGATTTTATAGAAGCTTTCTTAAATAATAACTTTTCttcttagtcagtccctcggagtcgaggatgacttgcttccaatttAAAGatgagttcttacgtgactgatGACTGCGATGTGGGATctccaatctctgtcacaggtggggcagaggtggttgaagggacgctggaagaagggacaggcgggtggggtgcttgggttgtcatgcactccttccaGTGCTTGAGCTTGCTTTCCATCGAAGAGGGTCAGAGTGTtccgcaccttcccagatgcttcacCTGCACTTTGAGCGTTCTTGAGCCAGGGcttccaaggtgtcggtggggaagttgcacatTTTCGAAATGGTTTTTATGGTGtccatgaagcatttcctctgcccatctggggctcgcttgccgtgtcgcagCTACACGTatagcgcttgttttggaagtcttgtCTCGGGCATGCagctgatgtggcccgtccatcggagctgatcgaatgtggtcaatgcttcgatgctggggatgtctgtCCGAGcatgaacactgacgttggtgcgcttatcctgccaatggatttgcaggatctagcagAGCCAGATTTGGTGCAACTTCTCCAGTGCTGTGAGATGCCTGCTATACATAGTGCATGTCTCAGAAACATAAAGCACGGCGGGTATTACtatgccctgtataccatgagcgtgCTGCCGGgtttgacgtcctggtcttcaaacactctcttcctcaggcgaacgatggctgcgctggtgcactgaaggcattGTTTGACAGTCATTGAAGTCTACCCTTGTTGgcagtaggctccagaggtattGCAAATGGTCCCGGATGTCCGAGtcttcatcgtggattttgataatctagGAGCGGTTTGCAGGTTggaagaggacctttgtcttacggatgtttagtgtaaggtacaTGCTCTCCTAtgcttctgtgaaggtgttgacgatggttttgaTTTCGGCCTTCTCTCGAAGTTATCAAAGTTAACTCTTATCTCTCTTCTTTGACTGTGGATATGCCAACTATGTACTCTTGATAGCTATTGAAATATAATCAGTCATAATTCCCTGTTATAATTCTTGAATATTATGTTATGCTGGATTGCAGATTAATATTACGTTTGCAAGTCCAAAATTGTATTACTTTAGTTTAATTTTTCCTCTGTTTCAATTAGTTGAAGTAATCATCTTGTACCTCGGTTTTATTTACAATTAAAAGTCTCATTGTCTTCAAAATCCACTGGGTTCATCATCAACAAAGGTTTTATGTCAGAGGCCGAAGACTAGTCTCTGTGGTTGGATGAACTTCTCCACATTTCCGGTTTTTGGGGTATATCCAAGGATTTTCCGTTCTCTCTTAACGTAGAGGATCCACGGAGTTAACAGCAGGTGGCTATGCGTATGTGTGTAGGATGTCTGAGGAATGGGTCGCATCTTCTACCGAAAGGACAGGAATCATGTTTTTCTCAGTCGTACTTTGTAAGCTGCTGATTAAATATTTTAAGGTATTAATTCTTGCCTATGCTAAATAAAGCCACATAATTACATCAAATATGGTGTCAATGTTGAAAAATCGAACAGACAGACAGACCCAAAAACGACAACAATGAGCGGTCCTTGTGGTGAACGTCGGCCTTTTCTTTTACTGGTCAAATCCTGACGTGATGGTGGACCTTATTTAAATGGGCAGTCCAATTGGTGATTAAAGACCTTCTCGTTAACTGGTCAATACCTGCGGTGATGGTGGATCTTATTGAAAAGGGCAGTCAGAATGGAGATCACCGGCATCCTCTTTAACCGGATGAGCCTTGAGGTGATAATGGGCTTTCTATTTAAACGGGAGAGACTTGAGGTGATGATGGAAATTTTCTTTCATCAGGTAGTTCCTgaagtgatggtgggccttcttcacCAGAAAGACTTTGATGTGATGCTGGCTCTGATTTTAAATGTGCAGTTAAGATGTCCACCAGGAAGTGAAGTTCGGATGTCAGAATTTGTATTGAATGGATTCACTATAGCAGGAGGTTTGCCTCATTGACACGATGAGCTCGGATAGGACATGAGGGGAAATATTTGAAAATCTAGCGAAGGATCATAATTCAGAGCGAGAGCAGGAGATGTTTTCCTTGGTGGGGATGAGGAAGGAGATGAGCCAAAACCAGGTGAATAGATATTTTCAGTATAGTGGCAAATAATTCCATCGGTTCCTCAGAGTTGATCTTGGAGGTGGATGTAGCAGGGACAGGGCAGAGTTGTTTAACCATATGTTTGTTAGTTTTGAAAGGAAGCCGGTGTCTATGTTTGCTTTCAATAATATTGGATATTGGATCTGCTTAGGTGAAAGAAGCACGATCTGACAGGCCTGTATTTGAAGAGCCAGCTTCGACATTAAATGAGTAAACCAGGTGTGGGCCAGATTCGATTAAATAGTGGCCTTGGACCTATGGCAGCTACAATGGGACCCATTCCTGAGGAAATGGCCAGTGTAGGAGAGGGTAAGAGTTTTACCAGGGACAAGGACATCAAAACCGCCAGTGAGTGAGTCGTGTAGCTGATCCACAGCTGCAGAACTACCTTGGTAAATGGACAATTAGTCAGACTGCAGTGCCTAAAAGTCATAAGTGAATTGTGGAGAGATTTTTCACGTGCGTAGATGCAGCTAGAAGTGGTCTTGGAATGCAATAGGGCTTGTGGATGGTGATCGATTCACGAAGCTGTCGGAGATTGCCTTTTATGTGACCGCAAAAAGCGAGCCGACTGAGTTGGCAAGGTTGAAGAAATCAAGTTGACAATCAGTGTGCTCAGACTGTTGATTTAACATTTTTGTTCTTGCTCATTACTATAGTACTTTTACAACAATGGGTCATTCTACTCTGCATCCATAAGTGTAAATGTGGTGTGATGGGTGTTGGTTTGAAAGAGGTTAACTGAATGTGTTTGTTCATTGACTGTAATTGATATCAGACCCCATAGATTAATTAAATGTGTTTGTTCGGTGTCTGTAATAAATGTACCTCTCCATGGACCATAATTGTATCACTGGAGAGGTTATCTCTTCTATTAATACGGTAAACATCGCAATGTGTTGTAGCACAGTTCCACAGAGAGCATCAACTGCGGCACTCACAGGGATCAGCGGCTCTACCGAGAAGAGAAGAATGTATTTAAGAATCAGTGAGTTCACTATACTAGGGTTCGTTTTTGAGATACAAAAGATATACTACCCCATTCTGGCTGTGGTCGGAGTCCCTGGTAAGTCACTGTGTCCAGCTACTCATGTTGCAGATCATGTTTAACTGTGTGGCTGCATTATCTCATTGAGGTCACCATATCCAGAAATTAATTGACACCACATATTCTCTCTGGATGTGGGGCTGACAATGCTCCATGATTCCCGAATGTGACTGTGTCACATTCACCCGTTGACTGATCTGAGTGCAGTGAATAGCAAACATAACCTTTTGATCTTTACTCCATGTGATAGGGTCTGATAGAGAACTGACTCGTTTGTTAATTTCCAGCACAAGCAATCTCACTGGAAGATTctcttcgagtctgtgtctgtagaGCGCATTGTATTCAATTGGTCAGCTGTGTTCATGGGTTTCCAGAATCGATCACCGTGCACTGGGAACAGTGAATTATACCAAGTGGGGAAACCAGTTGTGGCAGAAGGCTCAGAAGCACACCGTGAATGTTCGATAATGTCCATCTTGATCCAGATCCAGTCTGATGACCCCCTTTGTACAATCACTTTCCCAGTATAAGTCAGTGTTCTGGGAGGTTAGGATGGGATTACACATGCATTTGTGATTGAATGTGTCTCCCGTTATCGATCAATGGATTGATTTCTAATCGTATCTGTGAAGAAGGAATCCCCACCCCATGTCCATCAAGCACTGTTCAGGAGAATCTCTCAATGAGATCTCTTCTGACTCTGCCCCATCTCTTGCTCTGCTTCCATGCAACTAATTCTTGTTGATTGGCAGGGAGTACAATGAATGGTGAGATCACTTTATTGATGCAAATTCACCACGTCAATTGGAGTTCCATCAAATCTCAACCACAGATACAGAACTCTGGGTTAGCGCTGATGTAGTTGGGTATGGATATTTAATTAAATCTCAACCACCGATATAGAATTCCGGGTAAACAAATCATCTAATTGGATGCAGAGATTGTAGCACACCACAAGGTGGTTAATTTAATCTATGTTATATTAAACACATTCACAAAAATGTTCACAGAGCAGCAGACAGTTTGAACTTTGCGCCACCTTTCAAATCGAGCGCTAAGTATtagctgcccgttatacaccaccGCCCATTGCCTTCACATTAATGCAGAGTGTATAAGGCTGGACTGGTTCCACATTGCTCATTTTATACCAGCACAGATAGATATAAACAGACAGAGCATTTGGCGAGAGAAGGAAACGTCAGGTGCGAGCCAACCTCAAAACAGAACTGGTGATAGTATTAGAACATTTGTAATCGAGATTATGTGGAACCATTTGGAGTATCGGTGAGTTGAAAGTCGTCTAAAATGTTATTTAATAATGTGTTATTTTCACTGGATGTAAAATTTCAGATTTAAGTGCATGTAGAAGCATTGCACTGTTTTATTACATGGTTTCACATCAGATTAATATGTTAAACATTTTTACCTTCCAAACCTTAAACCATATATTTGTCTGCCGTGATACCGTATAGGAATGCCTTAAGCATTCGGCTCAGAGGGAATCACAGCCCAGTTTACACACAATATCCAAACTCGCTTTGTTTCTGTATATTTTGCTCAGGCTCTTCGGGTCTATCTCAAGGGTCAATGACTCATCTCCGCCGGTCACTGACTTactgtcccctggttactgactcactctccctggttactgattcactctcccccagtgactgaaTCACCCTCCCTGGTCACTGATTCAttctcccccagtcactgactcactctcatcgGACGCACTCCTGTAATTTCAGCCGGGGTTCTCCGAATCATCCGCTGTATTACGGCCCATAATGACCCATCCAGACATTTCAGGCACAGTCCAATTACCCAAACTAACTCCTGATTGGCTGCAGACTGGGAACAGAATCCCAGAAGGTCGATGATCGATGCAGCAGCAGGCAATGATTGAACAAACCTGGAGATGAGGGCAAATGCAACTTCCGTATTGATCTTCTGATTAGATGGCACATTATTCTTGCAATATTAAATCCCATTCCCGGGTTCAGTTTAACAATCATTGCTGATTAGTGAGTTGCGCAGTTTGCATTGTACATCCTCGCTCCAGCAGAAAGCCCTTTCTCAGGAACATTATTAAATTCCATCACTGGAAGCAGTAATACATGTAGAAATGTTACCCCAATCCCATTAACCTGCTGAATTCACTTTCGTCCTGTTTTGTTAATTTCCTGTTGATTATCGTTCCTCACAGCTAACTcaatgacgattgtgatcctgtctcggggaaagtgcggtctctccaaatgtgtcactcgctacttggtggccatggcagcggcggatctactggtcgttatcactGACCTGATATTGAGGCAAATTCCAATTGCTCATCGTTTGCATTTTGTGCGGCGAatccccgtgtgtaatatccacgctgtcttgctttatgcagccacagactgttctgtctggttcacagtcactttcacctttgatcgattcgtggcagtttgttgccagaagctgaaaacgaaATATTGCACTGAGAACACCGCGGCTCTGGTTCTTGGAACAGTCACTGTGTTAAGCTGTTTAACGAAtattttctggtactttatgtattcACCTTGGTACTCGTTTACCAATACCCCCTGGTTCTGTTACGTGAGTGTCCTTGCTATGGTTTCACATTTGTGGTCAACACTCGAGCTTCTTCATTCTATTCTAACCCCTTGCATCCCATTCCTTCTGATTCTGCTACTCAATGCTTTAACCATCAgatacattttagtggccagcagagcccgcaggagactccggaatCACAGCAGCGAGGGTATTCGCAGTGACATAGAGATGGAGagacgaaggaaatccatcattttactgctcaTTATTTCAGGGAATTTCATTCTGTTATGGGCTGTGTTTATGTTGTTTTCTATTTGGAACCGGTTGTTGTATTTAGGTTATGATACTATACACCTACCTTCTTACATGAAAGAAATAGGATttatgctccagctcctgagttgctgcacaaacacttgtatttatgccgtgacacagaaacagttcagagagcagttgaagaatgtggtgaaacgTCCGTTTCTCCgaattgttaaaatcattaaatGGTGAGAGTGAATGTAGAAGATGCAGCATCAGAAATCAACATGATGTACGCAAAGGAGCGAAGCAGAAGAAGGGCATGGTGAATATCCATGGTTTCTCATGTAGAAAACAAAATTAACTCAATATAGATGACATTGCAGCAGAAAGGAAACGTTACCTGATGTGGGGACGTCGAGGTTTAACACAATCACATATTACACAGACGTAGTTAGCACGGGTTGACAGAATAGTATCACATTACGAGGACATAATTAACCTCATAAAATACACAGCACACCCGAACCTTTCAGAGATTTCGATCTCGATAGCATGAATATTCAAGAGATAAAGTTCGGACAGGCGCTGAAATAGTTAGTAGGATTACATAGCACACAAGCAGGTAATTCGGGCCATCGTGCATTTGCCAGCTGTTTGAAAGAAATATACAATTAGTCGCACTCAACTGGTCTTGCCCCATTGTTTTGATAATTTTACcgatcaaatatttatccaattcttttgtGACTGTTAGTACCGAAGCCGGATTATCCACCCTTTCAGTCTCGTCATTCACGATAATAATTCGAGGTGTACCAAAAACTCCTCATTTGCCCACTAGATTTCTTGTCAAAAATTAAAATCTGTGTCCGTTGATTACCaagctccagccagtggaaacaattttccTATAACTACTCTGCCGACACCGTTCATGATTGAATCTACCCAAACGTTCTCGGATCTGTGAAG from Pristiophorus japonicus isolate sPriJap1 chromosome 32, sPriJap1.hap1, whole genome shotgun sequence includes:
- the LOC139240529 gene encoding probable G-protein coupled receptor 139; protein product: MYLRISEFTILGFVFEIQKIYYPILAVVGVPANSMTIVILSRGKCGLSKCVTRYLVAMAAADLLVVITDLILRQIPIAHRLHFVRRIPVCNIHAVLLYAATDCSVWFTVTFTFDRFVAVCCQKLKTKYCTENTAALVLGTVTVLSCLTNIFWYFMYSPWYSFTNTPWFCYVSVLAMVSHLWSTLELLHSILTPCIPFLLILLLNALTIRYILVASRARRRLRNHSSEGIRSDIEMERRRKSIILLLIISGNFILLWAVFMLFSIWNRLLYLGYDTIHLPSYMKEIGFMLQLLSCCTNTCIYAVTQKQFREQLKNVVKRPFLRIVKIIKW